A window from Zingiber officinale cultivar Zhangliang chromosome 7A, Zo_v1.1, whole genome shotgun sequence encodes these proteins:
- the LOC121999767 gene encoding protein ALP1-like — translation MRRELFLRIVNALENHSTFFQQRDDAVRRKGLSPLQKCTVAIRQLAYGVPADHLDEYLRMSESTTIRCLFKFCEYVVEIFGDRYLRRANVDDVQRLLQMHDERHGFPGMLGSLDCMHWKWKNCPVVWKGQFTRGHGSPTIILEAVASHDLWIWYAFFGVAGSRNDINVLYESPIFNDVLQGNMPEINFTVNDTAYTKGYYLTDEIYPEWATFVKAFPCPEDPKRKLFKERQDSARKDVERAFGVLQSRWEIVRGPARYRYRKKLKQIMLACIILHNMIVEDKGGHVTNWYNEEGDEPAQPIHGSNRGFQDYLRTNSELRDTQVHHQLRADLIEHIWGQYNNNP, via the coding sequence ATGCGAAGAGAGTTATTCCTCCGCATAGTGAATGCATTAGAGAATCATTCAACATTTTTTCAACAAAGGGACGATGCTGTACGAAGAAAAGGGTTATCACCACTACAAAAATGCACCGTTGCGATTCGCCAACTGGCTTACGGAGTCCCCGCCGATCATCTTGACGAGTACCTACGTATGAGTGAATCAACTACCATCAGGTGCCTTTTCAAGTTCTGCGAATACGTTGTTGAAATATTTGGTGATAGGTACTTGAGAAGGGCAAATGTTGATGATGTTCAACGTCTTCTGCAAATGCATGATGAGAGACATGGCTTTCCTGGCATGTTAGGTAGCCTTGATTGTATGCACTGGAAATGGAAAAATTGTCCAGTTGTTTGGAAAGGTCAATTTACAAGGGGACATGGGTCACCAACAATCATACTTGAAGCAGTCGCGTCTCATGACTTGTGGATATGGTATGCATTTTTTGGGGTCGCCGGTTCACGTAACGATATTAATGTGTTATATGAATCTCCCATATTCAACGACGTCTTGCAAGGAAATATGCCGGAGATTAATTTCACGGTGAACGACACTGCATATACGAAGGGCTATTATCTAACAGATGAAATATATCCCGAGTGGGCTACTTTTGTTAAGGCTTTTCCTTGTCCGGAGGATCCCAAGAGGAAGTTGTTTAAGGAAAGACAGGACTCTGCAAGAAAAGATGTTGAACGGGCATTTGGGGTGCTCCAATCTCGATGGGAGATTGTCAGAGGTCCAGCTCGGTATCGGTATAGGAAAAAGTTAAAACAAATCATGTTAGCATGTATTATTTTGCATAATATGATTGTTGAGGATAAGGGAGGTCACGTGACAAATTGGTACAACGAAGAAGGTGACGAACCCGCACAACCTATCCATGGCTCAAACCGAGGATTTCAGGATTATCTTCGAACAAATTCTGAGCTACGTGACACTCAAGTTCATCACCAACTTCGCGCCGACTTAATTGAGCACATCTGGGGGCAATACAACAACAATCCgtga
- the LOC122002824 gene encoding FHA domain-containing protein At4g14490-like: protein MELPSLRLTVEKGPKKGETFECKAAAVARVGRIIKGNNLAVRDPGVSQKHLTFQFQHEASSWSVSDLGTSNGTFVNGFQIPPSSPFPVSDGDTIKIGEFTAISVKVLASEGPQVGDFCVEEEERSEVGRKRRRGARKVAPSLPVVEELVADVTNGNKDRKGRGRPKKGTSASASVNKDEDLQPLVVEKIVEVEVPLEKPRTRGRRPATRYAAKASKDENEVVKSHDSDKHPDSKDVEAVEAVEAEKVVVVEGDITEKTASAGEREELAKEEEEEVDLDKMTLGQWFARMEKVLPLMINDMAEEAIANLRETARRFDEFIEMSSTSQ, encoded by the coding sequence ATGGAGCTCCCGTCACTCCGATTGACTGTGGAGAAGGGCCCAAAGAAGGGTGAGACGTTCGAATGCAAGGCCGCCGCCGTCGCCCGTGTCGGCCGCATCATCAAGGGAAACAACCTCGCCGTCCGCGACCCCGGCGTCTCCCAGAAGCACCTCACCTTCCAGTTCCAACACGAAGCTTCCTCTTGGTCCGTCTCCGATCTCGGCACCTCCAACGGCACCTTCGTCAACGGTTTCCAGATCCCGCCCTCCTCTCCGTTTCCCGTCTCGGACGGCGATACCATCAAGATCGGCGAGTTCACCGCCATCTCTGTTAAGGTCCTCGCTTCGGAAGGGCCGCAAGTGGGTGATTTCTGtgtagaagaagaggagaggagtgaGGTAGGccggaagagaaggagaggggccCGGAAGGTCGCGCCTTCCCTCCCGGTCGTAGAGGAGTTGGTAGCTGATGTGACGAATGGGAATAAGGATCGAAAGGGTAGAGGAAGGCCGAAGAAGGGTACTTCTGCTTCTGCAAGCGTGAACAAAGATGAGGATTTGCAACCCCTGGTTGTGGAGAAAATCGTTGAAGTGGAGGTCCCTCTTGAAAAGCCTAGGACAAGGGGTAGAAGGCCTGCTACAAGATATGCTGCTAAGGCTTCTAAGGATGAAAATGAAGTGGTCAAGTCTCATGATTCAGATAAGCATCCTGATTCCAAAGATGTTGAAGCTGTAGAAGCAGTTGAAGCAGagaaggtggtggtggtggaaGGTGATATTACTGAGAAAACAGCAAGTGctggagaaagagaagaattagcaaaagaggaagaagaagaagtggatttGGACAAAATGACATTAGGACAATGGTTTGCTCGAATGGAGAAGGTCTTGCCTCTGATGATTAATGATATGGCAGAGGAGGCTATTGCGAATTTGAGGGAGACAGCACGACGCTTTGATGAATTCATAGAAATGAGTTCCACTTCTCAATAA